A part of Neoarius graeffei isolate fNeoGra1 chromosome 8, fNeoGra1.pri, whole genome shotgun sequence genomic DNA contains:
- the LOC132889912 gene encoding general transcription factor II-I repeat domain-containing protein 2B-like: MYGRERLVHALRFAQHRANQKYFLWEVGGKPVCLICSQQVAVPKEYNVKRHYETHADKYSQFTGQRRTEKLNELASNLQKQQAAFSKSRETHEGAVKASYIIAWEITKVSKPFSEGAFVKDKYASVGIQSFYQSLPPEYPIITAFAGKILCMFGTTYLCEQAFSVMNINKSKLRSRLTHGHLNDVMKIATAQSLSPNVDKLVKSKRLVASTCKM; encoded by the exons ATGTATGGCAGGGAACGGCTGGTGCACGCTTTACGTTTTGCGCAACACCGAGCTAATCAG aaatactttttatgggaagtagggggaaaacctgtttgtctgatttgttcgcaacaagtggctgtaccgaaggaatacaatgtcaaaagacattacgagacccacgccgacaaatacagccaattcaccgggcaacgcaggactgaaaagctaaatgagcttgcctcaaaccttcaaaaacagcaagcagctttctcaaagtctcgagagacacatgaag gggcagtgaaggcgagctacatcatcgcgtgggagatcacaaaagtgtccaagccattttcggagggtgcattcgtcaaggataaatacgcatctgttggaatccagtctttctatcagtcattgccaccagagtacccaattatcacggcctttgccggtaaaatactctgtatgttcgggacaacatatttatgtgaacaggcattttcagtaatgaatattaataaatcgaaactgcgtagtcgtctgacccatggacatctcaacgatgtcatgaaaatagcaactgcccagagtctgtcccccaatgtcgacaagctggtaaaaagtaaaagacttgtggcttccacatgtaaaatgtag